Proteins from one Synergistaceae bacterium genomic window:
- a CDS encoding UDP-glucose/GDP-mannose dehydrogenase family protein — translation MKLVVIGSGYVGLVTGTCLARFGNNVVCVDTDENKVETLRKGEIPFYEPGLSDMMVRNMAEGRLEFSSDLSWALENAEACFITVGTPSASDGSADLRYVETASRDIGRVMKGPLLVVVKSTVPVGTNDKVKAWASEELDKRSTDLSLSMASNPEFLREGAAVRDFVEPDRVVVGTESLDATERMKEIYSFVEPEKILYMDIASAEMAKYASNAMLATRISFMNEMANICERVNANVDSVRQAMAMDTRIGNKFLYAGCGYGGSCFPKDVRAIRDFAASSGYISQILTAVDEVNVRQKEVLYEKLTSHFAGGIEGRTMALWGLAFKPKTSDTREAPAHTLIRRLLDQGARVQAHDPRAIEETRAILGERQGLLYVHDPYDAVNGADALVVVTEWDVYKQPDFDRIGRLLKEPVVVDGRNLYSLPEMKRRNFDYYSIGRPVVRRS, via the coding sequence ATGAAACTGGTAGTCATCGGTTCGGGATATGTGGGCCTAGTCACGGGGACGTGTCTGGCGCGGTTCGGAAACAACGTGGTCTGCGTGGATACGGACGAAAATAAGGTCGAAACCCTGCGCAAAGGAGAGATCCCCTTTTACGAACCCGGTCTTTCGGACATGATGGTCCGCAACATGGCGGAGGGACGCCTTGAGTTCTCGTCAGATCTTTCCTGGGCTTTGGAAAACGCGGAGGCCTGTTTCATCACCGTGGGAACTCCCTCGGCCTCGGATGGAAGCGCGGATCTTCGCTACGTGGAGACCGCGTCCCGCGATATTGGCCGCGTCATGAAAGGTCCTCTTCTGGTGGTGGTCAAGTCTACCGTGCCTGTGGGAACCAACGACAAAGTCAAAGCGTGGGCCTCCGAGGAACTGGACAAACGGTCCACCGATCTCTCGTTGAGCATGGCGTCGAATCCTGAGTTTCTGCGCGAAGGCGCGGCGGTCCGTGATTTTGTGGAACCCGACCGAGTCGTGGTAGGCACGGAATCCCTCGACGCCACAGAGCGGATGAAGGAAATTTACTCTTTTGTGGAGCCCGAAAAGATCCTCTACATGGATATTGCCTCAGCGGAAATGGCGAAATACGCCTCCAACGCCATGCTGGCCACACGTATCTCCTTTATGAACGAAATGGCGAACATTTGCGAGCGTGTGAACGCCAACGTAGACAGTGTCCGCCAAGCTATGGCCATGGATACGCGCATCGGTAACAAGTTTCTGTACGCGGGCTGTGGTTACGGCGGATCCTGCTTCCCCAAAGACGTTCGGGCGATTCGCGACTTCGCCGCGTCCTCCGGGTATATTTCCCAGATCCTGACCGCCGTGGACGAGGTCAACGTTCGTCAAAAAGAGGTATTGTACGAAAAGCTAACCTCCCATTTCGCGGGAGGAATCGAGGGGCGCACCATGGCCCTCTGGGGACTGGCTTTCAAACCCAAGACCTCCGATACCCGGGAGGCTCCAGCTCATACCTTGATCCGCCGGTTGCTGGATCAGGGCGCACGGGTTCAGGCTCACGACCCCCGCGCCATCGAGGAAACGCGGGCGATCTTGGGTGAGCGTCAGGGGCTTCTTTATGTACATGACCCCTACGACGCCGTCAACGGGGCTGACGCGTTGGTGGTGGTAACGGAGTGGGACGTTTACAAACAGCCCGATTTCGACCGAATTGGACGACTCCTGAAGGAGCCGGTGGTGGTGGACGGCCGTAACCTCTATTCTCTGCCCGAGATGAAGAGAAGGAATTTCGATTACTACTCCATCGGACGGCCCGTCGTCCGACGGAGCTAA